One genomic window of Pseudomonas chlororaphis subsp. piscium includes the following:
- a CDS encoding TolC family protein, with translation MNPKCYCTGRSLVAGLAAGVLVWPSLAGALTLEEALRLAENNAPSLSAQDAKIQAASSAAIPAGELPDPKLLLGVQNYPIGGADRWRLDQDFMTMQMVGIRQEMPNSDKRKARVEVAAGAVERAAAERRVELLNVRQATALAWIGSYSVERKTALLQDFYKENRLLGDTVRAQIAGGRGLPADAVTPRQEAAQLAEREDELISQRAQARAALKRWIGAAANDRPEGRLPEWPVDSAGYAHKLQHHPELAAFAPMTREAQARVHEAEADKQSDWSWELDYQRRGREFGDMVSVQFSWDLPLFPGSRQNPKIAARQAELSQLEAEREALSREHAEQLEAQLADYQRLDRAVRRNQQSLVPLAREKVDLSLASYRAGKGDLAAVVAARRELIEARLKQIDVEEQRALTNARLYFAYGESAQ, from the coding sequence ATGAACCCCAAGTGCTATTGCACAGGCAGGTCCCTCGTGGCCGGCCTGGCGGCGGGCGTGCTGGTGTGGCCGAGCCTCGCTGGCGCCTTGACCCTCGAAGAGGCGTTGCGCCTGGCCGAGAACAACGCGCCGTCACTGAGCGCCCAAGACGCGAAAATCCAGGCCGCCAGCAGCGCGGCCATCCCCGCCGGCGAACTGCCCGACCCCAAGCTGTTGCTGGGGGTGCAGAACTACCCTATTGGCGGTGCAGACCGCTGGCGCCTCGACCAGGACTTCATGACCATGCAGATGGTCGGGATCCGCCAGGAAATGCCCAACAGCGACAAGCGCAAGGCCCGCGTCGAGGTCGCCGCCGGGGCGGTCGAACGGGCCGCCGCCGAGCGTCGGGTGGAACTGCTTAACGTGCGCCAGGCCACGGCCCTGGCCTGGATCGGCAGCTATTCGGTGGAGCGCAAGACGGCGTTGCTCCAGGACTTCTACAAGGAAAACCGCCTGCTGGGCGACACCGTGCGCGCGCAGATCGCCGGTGGCCGCGGGTTACCGGCGGATGCGGTGACGCCCCGCCAGGAAGCCGCGCAACTGGCCGAGCGCGAGGATGAACTGATCAGCCAGCGGGCCCAGGCCCGGGCCGCGCTCAAGCGCTGGATCGGCGCCGCCGCCAACGACCGGCCCGAGGGACGCCTGCCCGAGTGGCCGGTGGACAGCGCAGGCTACGCCCACAAGTTGCAACACCACCCCGAACTGGCGGCGTTCGCGCCCATGACCCGCGAGGCACAGGCCAGGGTGCATGAGGCCGAGGCCGACAAGCAGTCGGACTGGAGCTGGGAGCTGGACTACCAGCGCCGTGGCCGGGAGTTCGGCGACATGGTCAGCGTGCAATTTTCCTGGGACTTGCCGTTGTTTCCCGGCTCGCGCCAGAACCCCAAAATCGCTGCCCGCCAGGCCGAGCTAAGCCAGCTGGAGGCCGAACGCGAAGCCCTGTCCCGGGAGCATGCCGAGCAACTGGAAGCGCAGTTGGCCGACTACCAGCGCCTGGATCGCGCGGTGCGCCGCAACCAGCAAAGCCTGGTGCCGCTGGCCCGGGAAAAGGTCGACCTGAGCCTGGCCAGCTATCGCGCCGGCAAGGGCGACCTGGCGGCGGTGGTCGCCGCCCGCCGCGAACTGATCGAGGCCCGCCTCAAGCAGATCGACGTCGAGGAGCAGCGTGCCCTGACCAACGCTCGGCTGTATTTCGCCTATGGGGAGAGTGCGCAATGA
- a CDS encoding efflux RND transporter periplasmic adaptor subunit, protein MKASMWKVAAVVGVSIAVGIAAGYWLARPRLSEVPAAAVGQGAAAEPKALYWYDPMYPQQKFDKPGKSPFMDMQLVPRYAEGQGAQGDGAAVRIDPSLTQNLGLRLTSVTRGVLASSVDAVGVLAFNEREVAVVQLRTAGFVERVYARAPGDLLKANAALADILVPEWAAAQEEFLALKASGDAALLAAARQRLRLSGMPAALIAQVERSGKVQPNLTLTSPIGGVLQELNVRQGMTLAAGETLARVNGLNSVWLAVAVAESQAGSLVAGQVAEARLPAFPGEVFAGKVDAILPEANADSRTLRVRVELPNPQGRLRPGMSAQVSLKRSTQQPLLWVPSEAVIRTGRRALVMLAEEGGRYRPVEVQPGPDNAGQTAILQGLEEGQQVVASGQFLLDSEASLKGIVAASLAAPAAVLHEAEGQILAIDSQEVTLAHGPFKSLGMPAMTMTFPLANPGLMQGLKVGDKVRVALSQSGNELRVQRLDKTGSQP, encoded by the coding sequence ATGAAGGCATCGATGTGGAAAGTGGCGGCGGTGGTCGGCGTCTCGATTGCCGTAGGTATCGCGGCCGGTTACTGGCTGGCCCGACCGCGCCTCAGTGAAGTACCCGCTGCCGCCGTTGGACAGGGAGCCGCGGCCGAACCCAAGGCGCTGTATTGGTACGACCCGATGTACCCGCAGCAGAAGTTCGACAAGCCGGGCAAGTCGCCTTTTATGGACATGCAACTGGTGCCGCGGTACGCGGAGGGCCAGGGAGCCCAAGGGGATGGCGCGGCGGTACGCATAGACCCGAGCCTGACCCAGAACCTCGGCCTGCGCCTGACCAGCGTCACGCGCGGGGTGTTGGCCAGCAGCGTCGATGCCGTCGGGGTGCTGGCGTTCAACGAGCGCGAGGTGGCGGTCGTTCAGCTGCGCACCGCGGGTTTTGTCGAACGGGTGTATGCCCGCGCCCCGGGGGATCTGCTCAAGGCCAATGCGGCCCTGGCGGATATCCTGGTGCCGGAGTGGGCGGCCGCCCAGGAGGAATTCCTCGCCCTCAAGGCCAGTGGCGATGCCGCTCTGCTGGCCGCTGCACGGCAGCGATTGCGCCTTAGCGGGATGCCGGCGGCCTTGATTGCCCAGGTCGAGCGCAGTGGCAAGGTCCAGCCGAACCTGACCCTGACCAGCCCCATCGGCGGTGTGCTGCAAGAGCTGAATGTCCGCCAGGGCATGACCCTGGCCGCCGGCGAGACCCTGGCCCGGGTTAACGGTTTGAACAGCGTCTGGCTGGCGGTGGCGGTTGCGGAGTCGCAGGCGGGCTCGCTCGTCGCGGGGCAGGTGGCCGAGGCTCGTTTGCCGGCCTTTCCGGGGGAGGTCTTCGCGGGCAAGGTCGACGCGATCCTTCCGGAAGCCAATGCCGATAGCCGCACGCTGCGGGTGCGGGTCGAGTTGCCTAACCCGCAAGGTCGGCTGCGGCCGGGCATGAGCGCCCAGGTCAGTCTCAAGCGTTCGACCCAGCAACCTCTGTTGTGGGTGCCCAGCGAGGCGGTGATTCGCACTGGCCGCCGGGCCCTGGTGATGCTCGCCGAAGAGGGAGGGCGCTACCGCCCGGTGGAGGTGCAGCCAGGGCCGGACAACGCTGGCCAGACGGCGATTTTGCAAGGCCTGGAGGAAGGGCAGCAGGTGGTGGCTTCCGGGCAGTTCCTGCTGGACTCGGAAGCCAGCCTCAAGGGCATAGTCGCCGCTTCCTTGGCGGCACCCGCAGCCGTCCTGCATGAAGCCGAGGGCCAGATCCTGGCCATCGACAGCCAGGAAGTCACGCTGGCTCATGGTCCCTTCAAGAGCCTGGGCATGCCCGCCATGACCATGACCTTTCCTCTGGCCAACCCCGGCCTGATGCAGGGCCTCAAGGTGGGCGACAAGGTGCGGGTGGCGCTGAGCCAGAGCGGCAATGAGCTGCGGGTCCAACGCCTGGATAAAACGGGGAGCCAGCCATGA